One region of Rubripirellula tenax genomic DNA includes:
- a CDS encoding phage major capsid protein: MINDDLSAFMDIPRQMGRSGAESIDDLFFTLLLKNAGFFTGGNGNLLSGTDTKFGPDSLTVAKTTFRKQKAGPGNKPKDQKPINIRPEYLVVPVELETEAELLMGSAQLMIDAQGSPTKIPVDNPHRNKYRVISTPHLSDSYYTGASGKAWYLFANPSILPAFEIVFLNGRRTPVIERVEMPPNMLGMGFRSFIDFGVNSQDHRAAVKVTGEA; encoded by the coding sequence ATCATCAACGATGACCTGTCGGCATTCATGGACATCCCGCGTCAAATGGGGCGATCGGGTGCCGAGTCGATCGACGATCTGTTCTTCACCTTGTTGCTCAAGAACGCTGGCTTCTTCACTGGCGGCAATGGCAACTTGTTGTCCGGAACCGACACGAAGTTCGGTCCCGACAGTTTGACGGTTGCCAAGACGACGTTCCGCAAGCAGAAGGCTGGTCCTGGCAACAAGCCGAAGGATCAAAAGCCGATCAACATTCGGCCCGAATACTTGGTCGTTCCAGTCGAGCTGGAAACCGAAGCGGAACTGTTGATGGGTTCGGCTCAGTTGATGATCGACGCCCAGGGTTCGCCGACCAAGATCCCAGTCGACAACCCACACCGCAACAAGTACCGCGTCATCAGCACGCCGCATTTGTCGGACTCGTACTACACCGGCGCGAGTGGCAAGGCTTGGTATTTGTTCGCCAACCCGAGCATCCTTCCCGCGTTCGAGATCGTGTTCCTCAATGGTCGCCGCACTCCGGTGATCGAACGAGTCGAAATGCCACCGAACATGCTCGGCATGGGTTTCCGCTCCTTCATCGACTTCGGTGTGAACTCGCAAGATCATCGTGCCGCCGTGAAGGTCACCGGTGAAGCGTGA
- a CDS encoding DUF2190 family protein codes for MSAADFVQEGAAVDYTPDADLPAGSVVVQGELVGITKHDIKANVLGAISVEGVFDVAKDPAISVSAGAKVYWDATAGQSVTTATGNKLLGKAVLSAGTNTPTVRVRLSQ; via the coding sequence ATGTCCGCAGCAGATTTCGTTCAAGAGGGAGCGGCCGTTGACTACACGCCCGACGCCGATCTCCCCGCCGGTAGTGTCGTCGTGCAAGGCGAACTGGTCGGCATCACCAAGCACGACATCAAAGCCAATGTGCTCGGCGCAATCAGCGTCGAAGGTGTCTTTGATGTTGCCAAAGATCCCGCGATCTCGGTTTCGGCCGGTGCCAAGGTTTACTGGGACGCGACCGCTGGCCAATCGGTCACGACTGCGACCGGCAACAAGTTGCTCGGCAAAGCCGTGCTTTCCGCCGGCACCAACACACCCACCGTCCGTGTTCGACTAAGTCAATAA
- a CDS encoding phage portal protein — translation MLKRLSGIIEQAWRGGASHSSSAPGRSPRQPFFSRLRARYDAANTTLDNMKHWSRADGLSSAAANSPDVRRTLRNRSRYEVANNSYARGITLTLANDVVGTGPRLQMLTPDDAANRFVEAEFFAWAEAVGLAEKLRTMRLARVSDGESFGLLTSNERIDATVKLDLRLIEADQVASPTLVADRSRYLDGIQFDADGNPLSYDVLREHPGDVTFTIDEEFDTVPAAAVLHYFRCDRPGQIRGIPDITPALPLFAQLRRFTLAVLAAAETAADFAGILYTDAPANGEADAAEPFEPIELEKRMLLTMPGGWKMAQMRSEQPSTTYAEFKKEILNEIARCLNMPFNVAAGNSSGYNYASGRLDHQTYFKSIRVEQTQLARVVLDRILIAWLREAILIEGYLPNSLRTLDSTFEHQWFWDGHEHVDPAKEANAQKIRLSNHTTTLAIEFARQGRDWETELKQRAKEVSLMRELGLSASDETQPQTSTKVTEDNAEDTARAA, via the coding sequence ATGTTGAAACGTTTGTCAGGGATTATCGAGCAAGCATGGCGCGGCGGAGCTTCTCACTCTTCATCCGCACCGGGACGCTCGCCCCGGCAGCCCTTCTTCTCGCGGCTTCGTGCGAGGTACGACGCCGCGAATACGACGCTCGACAACATGAAGCATTGGTCGCGAGCCGATGGTTTGTCGTCCGCCGCCGCGAATAGTCCTGATGTTCGGCGAACGCTTCGCAATCGGTCACGATACGAGGTTGCCAACAATAGTTACGCTCGCGGGATCACGCTGACGCTGGCGAATGACGTTGTTGGTACTGGGCCGCGACTGCAAATGCTGACGCCGGATGATGCTGCAAATCGTTTCGTTGAAGCGGAATTCTTTGCTTGGGCGGAAGCGGTCGGCTTGGCGGAAAAGCTGCGAACGATGCGGCTTGCCCGCGTTTCGGACGGTGAATCGTTTGGTTTGCTGACCAGCAACGAACGCATCGACGCGACAGTGAAACTGGATTTGCGGTTGATCGAAGCCGACCAAGTGGCCTCACCGACGCTGGTTGCGGATCGCTCTCGTTACCTTGACGGCATTCAGTTTGATGCTGACGGAAACCCGCTCAGCTACGACGTGCTGCGTGAACATCCTGGCGATGTGACGTTCACGATCGACGAAGAGTTCGACACGGTGCCGGCCGCCGCGGTGCTGCACTACTTCCGCTGCGATCGTCCAGGTCAGATTCGCGGTATTCCCGATATCACGCCGGCGTTGCCTCTATTTGCACAACTTCGTCGGTTCACGCTCGCGGTGCTCGCTGCTGCTGAAACTGCGGCCGACTTCGCCGGCATCCTCTACACCGACGCGCCGGCCAATGGCGAAGCGGACGCTGCGGAGCCATTCGAGCCAATCGAACTTGAGAAGCGAATGCTGCTCACGATGCCCGGTGGTTGGAAGATGGCTCAAATGAGGTCAGAGCAACCATCGACCACGTATGCGGAGTTCAAGAAAGAGATACTCAACGAGATCGCTCGTTGTTTGAACATGCCATTCAACGTCGCCGCTGGAAATTCTAGCGGTTACAACTATGCCAGTGGGCGACTCGACCACCAAACCTACTTCAAGTCGATCCGTGTTGAGCAAACCCAGCTTGCTCGCGTCGTTCTGGATCGCATTTTGATTGCTTGGCTTCGCGAAGCCATTCTCATCGAGGGCTATCTGCCCAATTCGCTTCGCACGCTCGATTCAACGTTCGAGCACCAATGGTTCTGGGACGGACATGAGCATGTCGATCCCGCCAAAGAAGCCAACGCCCAAAAGATCCGTCTCTCGAATCATACGACGACTCTGGCCATCGAATTTGCGCGGCAGGGGCGTGATTGGGAGACGGAACTCAAACAGCGTGCCAAAGAAGTGTCGCTGATGCGTGAGCTTGGTCTGTCGGCCAGCGATGAAACTCAACCCCAAACCTCAACCAAGGTCACGGAAGACAATGCCGAAGACACAGCACGCGCCGCTTGA
- a CDS encoding phage tail tape measure protein — translation MSQVRAGSAYVELLTKDSAFVKGLRSAQKRLESFGASTRLLGTKLMGLGVAAATPLAGSVAIFSNFDDAMRGVAAITQATGSQLESLRNTAKHLGATTSYSASEVASLMTELGRAGFKPDQIEKMTAAVMNMARATGTDATQASGIMAATIRQFGMEAGEATRVADGLTAAANKSFNTVESLGEALSYAGPVAADANMSLEETLAILGTLGNMGIQGSSAGNAMRRLLTISAAESEKFKTTFGVTTKDAKGNARSLVDILGEVAAATEKMGTADKAEKLNEVFGLLGITAASSIGKSVADTRELYAELQKAGGIAGKTAEEMEGGLGGAFRILKSSIEGVAIAIGESLEGSVTTMVQAFSRAASGLIEWINKNQKIVKIAATSAIAIFTIGAALFALGSFAAVASFAVGGLATIFSFIGGAIGVIVSAVGLLFTPLGLVVAAVAALGGYFLYSTGIAGQAVEYLKGLFETLKADTLAAFGAIANALAAGDITAATDVLWTYLKLQWVKGTTYIKGVWADFTQYISDVWADSAYAIGDVLIGALSGLAGVWNSTLGFMADGWTILTSAVQKGWNNTIGFLKKGFLKLHELVDIAGDVSVQIGGVLINALAGVENAWVETVDYLADTWTVFVGQVKSMWNSTVGFLKKAWIKLKALFDDDINVDVEMAKIDADTRAADAAEEQQRQQAIIERQRRRSKRKEQIEANRVEMQKGIASQLEARRKAREGTDIDADMRAIDDETDAKNAVVDQSKEQQFSENDAAQSNRQQIIDDTTVGVQRTLDQMRAEAKAAREAGRPTAEDRDKERDEQIATAQAEFDAAVERANNATAPSDAEPKPEDAAPPEPPVAPPKMPEPGAVDIPKVDLPGIDDPELQPPNAKDLRLELNPDAQAAMDQFANGPETDRTEVAGNFDARGLGLGSGASTIPQQAPEPLKILDPIAAQNDPIEVIVAPQLKLQPEQPDEPKPLDDPGNDVADIVVNAPNVEVVAEDAPIVPAPDVVVNAASDPIIASPNVQSPDVNVPALDTPDVTLPRIAVPDVSSPSVAIRNQPINIESPAQGPPNVSVQSDSQSFEPLVVQESDATVDLPEASGQSEPLYLDSSTDLETSPTLDVAAITEAFASVGRSLAAFDSAIANSTSQLQLPAMSGGEFSEDMKRAIIQTAENTRRLVERSQSGGMVFS, via the coding sequence ATGTCCCAAGTCCGAGCCGGATCCGCCTACGTCGAACTGCTGACCAAGGATTCCGCGTTCGTAAAAGGTCTGCGGTCCGCTCAGAAGCGGTTGGAATCGTTCGGTGCTTCAACGCGTTTGCTCGGCACCAAACTTATGGGACTCGGCGTGGCCGCGGCCACACCACTGGCCGGCAGTGTCGCGATCTTCTCCAACTTCGACGATGCCATGCGTGGCGTCGCTGCGATCACGCAGGCAACGGGATCGCAGCTTGAGTCGCTTCGCAACACGGCAAAGCACCTCGGAGCAACCACCAGTTACTCCGCGAGCGAAGTCGCGTCATTGATGACCGAACTCGGTCGCGCCGGATTCAAACCGGACCAGATCGAGAAGATGACAGCCGCCGTGATGAACATGGCCCGCGCCACCGGTACCGATGCCACACAGGCCTCCGGCATCATGGCAGCCACTATTCGCCAGTTCGGGATGGAAGCCGGCGAAGCGACGCGAGTGGCCGACGGCCTGACCGCTGCAGCCAACAAGTCGTTCAACACGGTGGAATCTCTCGGCGAGGCCTTGTCTTACGCCGGCCCCGTCGCCGCCGATGCCAACATGAGCCTCGAAGAGACGCTCGCGATCCTTGGTACGCTCGGCAATATGGGCATCCAAGGATCGTCGGCCGGTAACGCGATGCGCCGCCTTCTGACGATCAGTGCGGCCGAAAGCGAGAAATTCAAGACCACGTTCGGCGTCACGACCAAGGATGCCAAGGGCAACGCCCGATCGCTCGTTGACATCCTTGGCGAAGTCGCCGCTGCGACCGAGAAAATGGGAACGGCCGACAAGGCTGAGAAATTGAACGAGGTGTTCGGACTGCTCGGCATCACCGCGGCCAGCTCGATCGGCAAGAGCGTGGCCGATACCCGCGAGTTGTATGCCGAGCTTCAAAAGGCCGGCGGCATCGCCGGCAAGACTGCTGAGGAAATGGAAGGCGGACTCGGCGGAGCGTTCCGAATCCTGAAGTCTTCCATCGAGGGAGTCGCGATCGCCATTGGTGAATCGCTGGAAGGCAGCGTCACCACGATGGTGCAAGCCTTCAGTCGCGCCGCGTCCGGCTTGATCGAGTGGATCAACAAGAACCAGAAGATCGTCAAGATTGCCGCTACGAGTGCGATCGCGATCTTCACGATCGGCGCGGCATTATTCGCTCTCGGTTCGTTCGCCGCTGTTGCATCATTCGCGGTTGGCGGCCTTGCAACGATCTTCTCATTCATCGGCGGTGCAATCGGCGTCATCGTCTCGGCGGTCGGACTGCTTTTCACCCCGCTTGGCCTTGTTGTCGCAGCGGTCGCCGCGCTCGGTGGATACTTTCTATATTCGACTGGTATCGCCGGCCAGGCGGTCGAGTATCTCAAAGGTCTATTTGAAACACTCAAAGCCGACACGCTCGCCGCATTCGGTGCGATTGCCAATGCACTCGCCGCTGGTGACATCACTGCGGCCACCGATGTGTTGTGGACGTATTTGAAACTCCAGTGGGTCAAAGGCACGACCTACATCAAAGGCGTCTGGGCGGACTTCACTCAGTATATCTCTGACGTGTGGGCCGACTCCGCCTACGCGATCGGGGATGTTCTGATTGGTGCCTTGTCTGGGCTGGCTGGCGTTTGGAACAGTACGCTCGGCTTTATGGCGGACGGTTGGACGATCCTCACGTCCGCCGTACAGAAAGGTTGGAACAACACAATTGGGTTTCTCAAGAAAGGATTCCTCAAACTTCACGAACTCGTTGACATTGCGGGCGACGTGTCGGTACAGATCGGCGGAGTGCTCATCAACGCATTGGCCGGCGTCGAGAACGCTTGGGTTGAAACCGTCGATTACCTTGCCGACACATGGACCGTGTTCGTTGGTCAAGTGAAGTCGATGTGGAACTCGACCGTGGGGTTCCTCAAAAAGGCGTGGATCAAACTCAAAGCTCTGTTCGACGACGACATCAACGTCGATGTCGAAATGGCGAAGATCGACGCTGACACTCGAGCGGCCGATGCCGCTGAAGAGCAACAACGGCAACAAGCGATCATCGAGCGTCAGCGCCGCCGATCCAAACGAAAGGAGCAGATCGAGGCCAACCGGGTTGAGATGCAGAAAGGCATCGCTTCACAACTCGAGGCACGCCGCAAGGCTCGCGAAGGTACGGACATCGACGCCGACATGCGGGCGATCGACGACGAGACCGATGCGAAGAATGCAGTTGTCGACCAATCCAAGGAACAACAGTTCAGCGAAAACGATGCGGCGCAGTCGAATCGTCAACAAATCATCGACGACACGACCGTCGGAGTGCAACGCACGCTCGATCAGATGCGAGCGGAAGCGAAAGCGGCGCGCGAAGCAGGTCGGCCAACCGCTGAAGATCGCGATAAGGAACGAGACGAGCAAATCGCAACCGCACAGGCCGAGTTCGATGCTGCGGTGGAACGAGCCAACAATGCAACTGCGCCCTCGGACGCGGAGCCGAAACCTGAAGACGCTGCCCCGCCGGAACCACCAGTCGCTCCGCCCAAGATGCCTGAGCCCGGCGCAGTCGATATCCCCAAGGTCGATCTCCCCGGAATCGACGATCCCGAGTTGCAACCGCCCAATGCGAAAGATCTGCGTCTCGAGCTGAACCCTGACGCGCAAGCGGCGATGGACCAGTTCGCAAACGGTCCCGAAACTGATCGAACCGAAGTCGCCGGCAATTTTGATGCGAGGGGATTGGGGCTCGGCAGTGGAGCGTCGACGATTCCGCAACAAGCTCCTGAACCGCTCAAAATACTTGATCCAATTGCGGCACAGAATGATCCCATCGAAGTCATTGTCGCGCCACAATTGAAGCTGCAGCCCGAACAACCTGACGAACCAAAACCGCTCGACGATCCAGGAAACGACGTAGCCGACATTGTTGTCAATGCTCCGAACGTCGAGGTCGTGGCGGAGGACGCACCGATCGTGCCGGCACCGGATGTCGTCGTGAATGCTGCGAGCGATCCGATTATCGCCTCGCCGAATGTTCAGTCACCTGACGTCAACGTTCCTGCGTTGGACACGCCCGATGTCACCTTGCCACGGATCGCTGTACCAGACGTCAGTTCGCCCTCGGTCGCGATCCGCAATCAACCGATCAACATCGAGTCGCCGGCGCAAGGCCCGCCGAATGTCTCGGTGCAAAGCGATTCGCAATCGTTCGAGCCGCTAGTCGTTCAGGAAAGCGATGCGACGGTCGACTTACCAGAAGCTAGCGGTCAGTCTGAGCCGCTGTATTTGGACAGTTCGACTGATCTCGAAACCTCGCCGACATTGGATGTTGCCGCGATCACCGAAGCGTTCGCTTCCGTTGGCCGATCCCTAGCAGCCTTTGACTCCGCGATCGCCAATAGCACGTCGCAGTTGCAACTGCCGGCGATGTCAGGTGGCGAATTCAGCGAGGACATGAAACGGGCAATCATTCAAACCGCTGAGAACACTCGACGCCTTGTTGAGCGTTCGCAGTCGGGAGGGATGGTGTTTAGCTGA